GCCACGCTTCCCGGATCAATACCAGATCGACTGGTCGACAACACCGGACCTGGCGCGGGGATTGATTGCCCAGGAAGATCTTGCCCCACCTTCAAAGAAGCTGGATTACGAAACTGGTCCCTTTGGTGAGACAGAAGAAGCGAAGAAAGTGCGGGAAGAAAATCTCGTTGTTTACAACCAGCGGGTGGCAGCATTCAACGAACGGGTGGCGGGTGTGATTGCCCAGTCTTTGAAAGGTCCGCTGACGGAAAGCCCCTCCGCAATCAACAAGGAACCACTGGACCGTGAGGAACAGAAGCGGATTCGGCAGATTGTTCAGGATGCCGTGCAGGCTTCGTTCCAGAAGCAACAGCAATTCATCGGCATGATCCGTGGGATTCTGATGCTGTTGTTGCTACTGGCAGGTCCTATCCCGCTGGGAGCGATTATCGTTGCCGTTTTTGCCCGCAAAAGCATGAATCTGATCCTACGCAGTTTAACAAGAAGTTTTCTCCGTACCTGCCTGACCTATCTGGCAATCTTTGTGCTGGTTTGGATTTTGCTGGGTGTCTGGAGCGTGCTGGACTTCTTAAGTGCTCTGACCGTGGAAAAAGATTCCAACTTAAAAGCACTGGTGACCGAAAAATATCAGATTCCCAGTCAGATGAAGCCCAGCACATTGGACAATGTGAAAAAGCTGATTGCGGAACTCCCACCTGATTTGCAGCCGGAAAACATTGAAGATAACATCATGACCTGGGCATTTGTGGGTGGGACACTCGATCCGAAAAAAATGTCCCCACAGAATTCGCTCTTTTTCTTTGCTACCGAACCAAGCAAAGTGCTGAAAATGTTCCCTGGCATTGAAGATCTGTCGGAAGAGTATCGCAAGCGGCTGGAAATTGCCGCTATTGAAATGGAAAAGAACCCGCGTGCGGTAGTGATTGGCCAGGGGAAACTAGCCCAACTTGGTAAGCGGGTTGGTGATCGAATTAAAGTAACCAGTTTGAACTACAAGGGCATTGAATTCGATTTTGAAATTATCGAAGAATTTCCAAGTGGCACCCGCTGGGAGCAAAGTGCGGTGATGAACCGCCGGTATTTGGATAATGCCCTAGATAGTTATCAGGGAACGAATGGCTCTTACCACCCACTGCATGATAAGTGCATGAACCTGATCTGGATTCGGCTGCCGAACAAGCAGGCGTTTGAAACGCTTTCAGCCCAGGTGAATAATCCGGCGAACTTCAGCCAGCCTGTGAAAATGGAAATTGAATCATCCGCGTATGCCAGTTTCCTTTCGCCATTCAAAACGCTGGTATTCTTTATGCGGTGGGCACTGGCACCGGGCTTGCTGGTGATTATGACGCTGATTATTTCGCTGGTCGTCAGTATTGGCGTGCGGGAACGCCGCACCGAACTGGCAGTGCTGAAAGTACTTGGCTTCCGGCCATGGATGGTGATGATGCTGGTATTTGGTGAGTCGCTGTTGATTGGCTTAATGAGTTCCTTCATTGCCACCGCACTTGCTTTTGCTATTATCAACGCCCGGGGTGGCATCCCACTGCCAATTGCTTTTTTTGGTAAGTTCTTCATTCCAGAAAATGCCCTCTGGTGGGGACCTGCCGTGGGGCTGGGGGCCGCAGTGATCGGCACCATTCTGCCTGCAATTAATGTTTATTACATCAAAGTGACCAACGTATTCAGCCGAATTGCCTGATGAGTATTCCCATGTC
The Zavarzinella sp. DNA segment above includes these coding regions:
- a CDS encoding ABC transporter permease, which gives rise to MNSYIPDFVLYEATGQVTKLMLTFTLVAFIVALLTLPIFLIKLAFLRSWFWAAEARREGKIRAHIIYVLFPIFSLAATIISLGYFGGFDIFQKRPYGTKGSIQRTIEAKYNDKTRGVLEKMVPRFPDQYQIDWSTTPDLARGLIAQEDLAPPSKKLDYETGPFGETEEAKKVREENLVVYNQRVAAFNERVAGVIAQSLKGPLTESPSAINKEPLDREEQKRIRQIVQDAVQASFQKQQQFIGMIRGILMLLLLLAGPIPLGAIIVAVFARKSMNLILRSLTRSFLRTCLTYLAIFVLVWILLGVWSVLDFLSALTVEKDSNLKALVTEKYQIPSQMKPSTLDNVKKLIAELPPDLQPENIEDNIMTWAFVGGTLDPKKMSPQNSLFFFATEPSKVLKMFPGIEDLSEEYRKRLEIAAIEMEKNPRAVVIGQGKLAQLGKRVGDRIKVTSLNYKGIEFDFEIIEEFPSGTRWEQSAVMNRRYLDNALDSYQGTNGSYHPLHDKCMNLIWIRLPNKQAFETLSAQVNNPANFSQPVKMEIESSAYASFLSPFKTLVFFMRWALAPGLLVIMTLIISLVVSIGVRERRTELAVLKVLGFRPWMVMMLVFGESLLIGLMSSFIATALAFAIINARGGIPLPIAFFGKFFIPENALWWGPAVGLGAAVIGTILPAINVYYIKVTNVFSRIA